GTTCTGGCGCTGTTCAGCCCGCTCGCCTCGCTGCTGCTGGTGGCCGGGTTGTTCGTCTGGTGGGTGCGCCCCTGACCGCTTGCCCCGGCGCTTCGGTGCGCCGGAATGCGACTACACTGGAGTCAGTCCAAAATTGCCCTGCTGCTCGCCTGTTCTGGAGGTTTCATGACCCTTTCCCAAGCCACTGCTGCCCAATCCACCCACGGCCAGACCGCCGACGGCCTCTATTTCCGCGCCTGCAATCTCTGCGAGGCCATCTGCGGCCTGCAATTGACGGTCAAGGGGGGTGCGGTGGTGGACGTGCGCGGCGACCCCCTTGATCCGCTCAGCCACGGCCACATTTGCCCCAAAGGGGCGGTGATCGCCGACATTCACACCGACCCGGACCGCCTGAAACTCCCGATGCGGCGAGACGGCGACACTTGGACCGAACTTGGCTGGGATGAGGCGCTCGACTACGTGGCGACCCGGCTGCGCGAGGTGCAGACCCGGCACGGTCAGGACAGCGTGGCGGTGTACCAGGGCAACCCCAGCGTCCACAACTCCGGCACGCTGCTCTCGGCGGGCGGCTTCGTGCGCGCCCTGGGAAGCCGCAGCAGATACTCGGCCACCAGCATGGACCAGCTCCCGCACCATTTCGCCGCCGCCGAGATGTTCGGCCACCCGCTGCTGCTGCCGATTCCCGATATTGACCGCAGCGACTACTTTTTAATGCTGGGTGCAAATCCGCTGGCCTCCAACGGCAGCATCATGACTGCGCCGGGCATGCGGGGCCGCCTGAAAGCGCTGCGCGGGCGCGGCGGTAAAGTCGTGCTGCTCGATCCGCGCCGCACCGAGAGCGCCGAAGTTGCCGACGAGCACCACTTCATCCGCCCCGGCAGCGACGCACTGCTGCTGCTGGCGCTGCTGAACGTTATTTTTGCCGAGAAACTGGACCAGCCGGGCCACCTCGCCGAATTTACCGATGGGCTGGCCGAGTTGAGGGCCGCTGCTGCAACGTTTACTCCTGAAAAGGTGGCCCAGGCAACGGGCGTGGACGCCGAAACCATCCGCCGCCTGGCCCGCGAGTTCGCCGCTGCTGAGCGGGCCGTCGTCTATGGACGTATCGGCCTGAGCTTGCAGGCGTTCGGTGGGTTGTGCCAGTGGCTGCTCAATGCGCTGAATCTGGTGACTAGCAACCTGGACCGCGAGGGCGGTGCGATGTGGCCGCTGCCCGCCTTCGATTTGCTCGGCCGTGCCAAGAAAGGCCAGACGTACCATCACCGCTGGCACTCGCGGGTGCGCGGGTTGCCGGAGTTCGATGGCGAGCTGCCGGTGGCCGCGCTGGCCGAGGAGTTCCTGACGCCCGGCGAGGGGCAACTGCGGGCCTTCGTGACCATCGCGGGCAACCCGGTGCTCAGTACCCCGGACGGCGAGAAACTCGATCAGGCACTCGCGGGCGTGGAGTTCATGGTCAGCATCGACCCCTACCTCAACGCCACCACCCGCCGCGCCGACGTGATCCTACCGCCTGCCGTGGGCCTGGAAACGCAGCACTACGACGTGGTGTTTCACCATTTCGCCGTTCGCAACACTGCCCGGATCAGCGACCCCATCTTTCCGATTGGTGGGCACCAGCGTTACGACTGGCAGATTTTCGAGAGTCTGCGTGAGCGCCTCTCAGGCGAGAAGGGCAGCACGCCGGACGAGCGTCTGGAGCTGGGTCTCAAGCACGGACCGCGCCACACCAGTCTGGAAGCGTTGCGGGCTGCGCCGCACGGCACCGATTACGGCCCCATGCAGCCTTGCCTGCCGCAGCGTCTGCTCACTGCCGAAGGCCGGATCAACGCCGCCCCCGCGCCGATGCTGGCTGACCTGGCCCGGCTGGAAGCCACGCTCAGTGCCGACGTTCCCGACCTCGTCCTGATCGGGCGCAGGCAGCTTCGCAGCAACAATTCCTGGATGCACAACGTGCCGAGGCTGATGCGCGGGCCGCAGCGCTGCACCCTGATGCTCAACCCGGTGGACGCGGCGCGGCTGAATATCCAGAACGGGCAGATGGTGGAAGTCCGCTCGCGGGTTGGCGCGGTGACAGTGCAGGCCGAGGTGACGGGCACCCTGATGCCCGGCGTGGTCAGCCTGCCGCACGGCTTCGGACACGGCAGGGCAGGTGTGCGCCTGGAAGTGGCCGCCGCCCACGCTGGGGCCAGCGCCAACGACCTGACCGATCCAGAATTTCTGGATGAACTCACCGGCAACACGGCGGCCAGCGGCGTGCCGGTGAAAGTGACAGCCGTGCAGGTACCGGAGGAGAGCGCGGCGGACTGAACAGCAAAGTGAAAGCAGGTGGCCATAAGCTGATTTCTGCCTGTGGGCTGCGCCTTGCCGTCGCTGGGGCGGTGGTGGGTTTCCGTTCCGGCTGTATTCTTTCACCTGGATTCAAGTATTCTTTGCAATGTTGCTTCCGGCAGCCCCGCTCCTTGCCTGTCAAAAGTACGGCTTGTCAAGAGTGCAAGCGGGGCCGCCCTGCTGAAGTTCAGGAGTGTTGATGACCAAACTCAAGAAACCGCCGAATGCCTTGCAGCGCCTCTGGAAAGAGCTGCTCGAACCGATTGTGTTCGCCGTGGTGATCACCCAGTTTATTGCCACCCTGGTCGGTGTGGACGGCGTCAGCATGATGCCCAACCTGCGCCACCACGAGCGCGTCTTCGTGCCCAAATACGAAACCTGGCTGCACAAGGCGGGCGTCGGCAGCTTCAAGCGCGGCGATATCCTCATTTTCAAGCCACCCGCCGCTGCCGAGACGCGAAGCTTCTTCAATCTGTGGACCTACCGCCCCTTCCTGATCAAGCGCCTGACCGGGCTGCCCGGCGACAAGATCCGGATCACCAAGGGCGTGGTGTTCGTCAACGACGTGGCCCTGAGCA
This portion of the Deinococcus rubellus genome encodes:
- a CDS encoding molybdopterin-dependent oxidoreductase, which gives rise to MTLSQATAAQSTHGQTADGLYFRACNLCEAICGLQLTVKGGAVVDVRGDPLDPLSHGHICPKGAVIADIHTDPDRLKLPMRRDGDTWTELGWDEALDYVATRLREVQTRHGQDSVAVYQGNPSVHNSGTLLSAGGFVRALGSRSRYSATSMDQLPHHFAAAEMFGHPLLLPIPDIDRSDYFLMLGANPLASNGSIMTAPGMRGRLKALRGRGGKVVLLDPRRTESAEVADEHHFIRPGSDALLLLALLNVIFAEKLDQPGHLAEFTDGLAELRAAAATFTPEKVAQATGVDAETIRRLAREFAAAERAVVYGRIGLSLQAFGGLCQWLLNALNLVTSNLDREGGAMWPLPAFDLLGRAKKGQTYHHRWHSRVRGLPEFDGELPVAALAEEFLTPGEGQLRAFVTIAGNPVLSTPDGEKLDQALAGVEFMVSIDPYLNATTRRADVILPPAVGLETQHYDVVFHHFAVRNTARISDPIFPIGGHQRYDWQIFESLRERLSGEKGSTPDERLELGLKHGPRHTSLEALRAAPHGTDYGPMQPCLPQRLLTAEGRINAAPAPMLADLARLEATLSADVPDLVLIGRRQLRSNNSWMHNVPRLMRGPQRCTLMLNPVDAARLNIQNGQMVEVRSRVGAVTVQAEVTGTLMPGVVSLPHGFGHGRAGVRLEVAAAHAGASANDLTDPEFLDELTGNTAASGVPVKVTAVQVPEESAAD